Proteins from a genomic interval of Vicinamibacteria bacterium:
- a CDS encoding YccF domain-containing protein → MSLLGNILWLIFGGLIAGVGYILGGLVVCLTIVGIPFGVQAMKIGVATFAPFGKNVVESTDANSPLRIVLNVVWLLIIGWEIALAHAVSALVLAITIIGIPFALQHLKLIPLALLPFGRDLR, encoded by the coding sequence GTGAGTCTTCTCGGCAATATTCTCTGGCTGATCTTCGGCGGTCTCATCGCCGGAGTCGGCTATATCCTTGGGGGACTGGTCGTTTGCCTCACGATCGTGGGAATTCCCTTCGGCGTCCAAGCCATGAAGATCGGCGTGGCAACTTTCGCGCCCTTTGGAAAGAACGTCGTCGAGAGCACCGACGCCAACAGCCCCCTGCGGATCGTGCTGAACGTCGTCTGGCTCCTGATTATCGGCTGGGAGATCGCACTCGCCCACGCGGTGTCGGCCCTGGTGCTCGCCATCACCATCATCGGGATCCCGTTTGCGCTCCAGCACTTGAAGCTCATTCCCCTCGCCCTCCTTCCCTTCGGCCGCGACCTGCGTTGA